A part of Larkinella insperata genomic DNA contains:
- a CDS encoding ABC transporter permease, translating to MKPPRWATWLLEAFGHPDSREEVQGDLLELYAYWVQTVGERKARWRYGLSALKLLRPLARRKSATEYSTPFFLSPVMIRNYLKVAFRNLVKNKVYSFINIGGLAVGMAVAMLIGLWLYDELSFDKYHKNYDRIAQVMQQQTSNGKIYTQTAIPFPLGSELRTKYGNDFKYLSMASWEGEHILTYGDKKFSKSGCYMEPDAPKMFSLTLLKGSEEGLKEPNSILLSESVAKAVFGKADPLNKLMKIDNKLDVKVTGVYEDIPYNAYFRDLTFIAPWDLYTTSEPWIQRSRDQWGDNSYQLFAQINDQTSYESVSKRILRAKYNNVEESDKKYNAQIFLHPMRDWHLRSNWEEGVQTGGLIEYVWLFGIVGIFVLLLACINFMNLSTARSEKRAKEIGIRKAVGSVRSQLIGQFLSESLLVVAVAFVLALLLVLLSLPWFNEVANKRMTILWTHPGFWLLGIGFTLLTGLISGSYPALYLSSFEPIKALKGNTVASRLQTVRFVSIPRKVLVVLQFTVSVSLIIGTIIVYRQIQFSKNRPIGYSRDGLMMIQMKSPEFYGKFELLRSELKKSGAIVEMAESSSPITSVWSNNGGFEWAGKDPNLDADFSTIWVTHEFGKTVGWQFKEGRDFSRVFSTDSASLVVNEAAVKFMGIKDPVGTVVRWGADSNARAFKIVGVIKDMIMDSPYDPVKQSFYLLDYDNVNWIDLKLNPAKSASESVAQIEAVFRRVIPSAPFDYKFADQEFAAKFAAEERIGTLATGFAVLAIFISCLGMFGLASFVVEQRTKEIGVRKVLGASVLNLWGLLSKDFVFLVLIAFGIATPIAYYCLHGWLQKYEYRTEISWWVFAASGAGALTITLLTVSFQSIKAALMNPVKSLRSE from the coding sequence AAACCTCGTTAAAAACAAGGTGTATTCGTTCATCAACATCGGTGGATTAGCCGTGGGAATGGCTGTGGCAATGCTGATCGGTCTTTGGCTGTACGATGAACTGTCGTTCGACAAGTACCATAAAAATTACGACCGGATTGCGCAGGTGATGCAGCAGCAAACGTCAAATGGCAAAATCTACACGCAGACGGCGATTCCTTTTCCGCTCGGCAGCGAACTGCGGACCAAGTACGGCAATGATTTCAAGTACCTGTCGATGGCGTCCTGGGAAGGGGAACATATCCTGACGTACGGCGACAAGAAATTCTCGAAATCGGGTTGTTACATGGAGCCTGATGCGCCCAAGATGTTCTCGCTTACCCTGCTGAAGGGCTCGGAGGAGGGGCTGAAAGAACCCAATTCCATTCTGCTGTCCGAATCGGTCGCCAAGGCCGTATTTGGCAAGGCCGATCCGCTGAACAAGTTGATGAAAATCGACAATAAACTGGACGTGAAAGTAACCGGGGTGTACGAAGATATTCCCTACAATGCGTACTTCAGAGACCTGACGTTCATTGCGCCCTGGGACTTGTATACTACGTCGGAGCCGTGGATTCAACGCTCCCGGGACCAGTGGGGCGATAATTCTTACCAGCTTTTTGCGCAGATCAACGACCAGACCAGTTACGAATCGGTCAGCAAACGCATCCTGCGGGCCAAGTATAACAACGTCGAGGAAAGTGACAAAAAATACAATGCCCAAATTTTTCTCCATCCCATGCGCGACTGGCACCTGCGATCCAACTGGGAGGAGGGCGTGCAGACGGGCGGACTCATTGAATATGTCTGGCTCTTTGGGATTGTCGGGATTTTTGTGCTGCTGCTGGCCTGCATTAACTTCATGAATCTAAGCACCGCCCGGTCGGAAAAGCGGGCCAAGGAAATCGGTATTCGGAAGGCGGTAGGGTCGGTGCGTAGTCAGTTGATCGGTCAATTTTTGAGCGAATCGCTGCTGGTCGTTGCCGTGGCCTTTGTCCTGGCCCTCCTGCTGGTTCTGCTCAGTTTGCCGTGGTTCAATGAGGTGGCCAACAAACGGATGACTATTTTATGGACGCATCCGGGATTCTGGTTGCTCGGAATCGGTTTCACCTTGCTGACGGGCCTGATTTCCGGCAGTTACCCCGCCCTGTATTTATCTTCCTTCGAACCCATTAAGGCCCTGAAAGGCAATACCGTGGCATCGCGGCTACAAACCGTTCGTTTCGTCTCCATCCCCCGCAAAGTTCTGGTTGTCTTGCAGTTCACGGTTTCGGTTTCCCTGATCATCGGGACCATCATCGTATACCGCCAGATTCAGTTCTCCAAAAACCGCCCCATCGGGTATAGCCGCGACGGGTTGATGATGATTCAGATGAAATCGCCGGAATTTTACGGCAAATTTGAATTGCTCCGGTCCGAACTCAAAAAATCCGGTGCCATCGTCGAAATGGCCGAATCGTCCAGCCCGATAACCTCCGTCTGGTCAAACAACGGGGGCTTTGAATGGGCCGGGAAGGACCCCAACCTGGATGCCGATTTTTCGACCATCTGGGTGACGCACGAGTTTGGGAAAACCGTCGGCTGGCAGTTCAAGGAAGGCCGGGATTTTTCGCGGGTCTTTTCAACCGACTCCGCTTCCCTGGTGGTCAACGAAGCCGCCGTCAAATTCATGGGCATCAAGGATCCCGTCGGTACCGTTGTGCGGTGGGGGGCCGACAGTAACGCGCGGGCGTTTAAGATCGTCGGCGTCATCAAAGACATGATCATGGATTCGCCGTATGATCCGGTTAAGCAATCCTTTTACCTGCTGGATTACGATAATGTGAACTGGATTGATCTGAAGCTGAACCCCGCCAAAAGCGCGAGTGAGTCCGTGGCTCAAATAGAAGCCGTTTTTAGACGGGTTATCCCCTCGGCTCCCTTCGATTACAAGTTTGCGGATCAAGAGTTTGCGGCCAAGTTTGCGGCCGAAGAGCGAATCGGCACCCTCGCTACGGGTTTTGCGGTGCTGGCCATTTTTATCAGTTGTCTGGGCATGTTTGGGCTGGCCTCTTTCGTGGTGGAGCAGCGGACCAAAGAAATTGGCGTGCGGAAAGTGCTGGGGGCGTCGGTGCTTAATTTGTGGGGGCTGCTGTCGAAAGATTTCGTATTTCTGGTCCTGATTGCTTTCGGAATTGCGACGCCCATTGCCTATTATTGTCTGCATGGCTGGTTGCAGAAATACGAGTACCGGACGGAAATTTCCTGGTGGGTTTTTGCCGCATCGGGCGCGGGCGCCCTGACCATCACCCTGCTCACCGTTAGCTTCCAGAGCATCAAAGCCGCCCTGATGAATCCGGTGAAATCGTTGAGAAGTGAATAA
- a CDS encoding ABC transporter permease, with translation MLRNYLTIAWRNILKDKFYSLINILGLTIGVTCGLLLLLYVTDELSFDRHHEKRDRIYRIVSDITEPDKINHWVSTQPPLVKTLKQDYPFVENYVRFFPNGRVMFRQGEKRFYETDVYAADSTVFEVFTHKFIEGDPKTALDQPGSVVLTQTTAQKFFGNRPALGQSLQTSDTTFYKVTGVIEDVPKNSHFTFNALFSLSTDARQANGWGGFYIVSYLLLPEHFDTKILESKFPQLYDKHMASIFQRMGIKITYELQPLTDIHLHSKMDGEAGGDISYVYIFSAVAFFMLLIASINYMNLATARSAKRAKEVGLRKTMGSLRNALMGQFLTESVLMTVLALTASLVFVALLLPFFNTVSGKSIQFRELLQPQFLLIALSIVVFTGFVSGSYPAFYLSSFEPATVLKGSFNTKGGSFFRKTLVVAQFSISLIMLICTWIVYQQLNYMRSKDLGYNREQVLTVDYQGGQPRARYDALRSALLANPTIRSVGTASSPTSNIGGRIIFAVESNAGLKEMGFKPMGIDHDYLKTMGMKVVSGRDFSADIPADTANGVLVNQAAVKRMGWKEPLGKKVLLGGLPQAGQPAPPTAKVVGVVKDFHQQSLYSPIEPMIMLYRPNNSVVHIKIDPKNAEKTVEFIGKQWQATYPDRLFEYRFLDQDFESAYRADELRGRVFTAFSGLTILIACLGLFGLATFTTEQRVKEIGVRKVLGASVSNVVLLLSKDFTKLVLFSFPIAIPVAWYSMDRWLQHFPYKTEIGVGVFVAACSLTLLICWMTVVYQSVKAAVANPVKSLRSE, from the coding sequence ATGCTGCGAAACTACCTGACCATCGCCTGGCGGAATATTCTGAAAGATAAGTTCTACAGCCTGATCAATATTCTGGGACTGACCATCGGCGTCACCTGCGGGTTGCTGCTGTTGCTCTACGTGACCGATGAGCTGAGCTTTGACCGGCACCATGAAAAGCGCGACCGGATTTACCGGATTGTTTCAGACATCACGGAACCGGATAAAATTAATCACTGGGTGAGCACGCAGCCCCCGCTGGTGAAAACCTTGAAGCAGGATTATCCGTTTGTCGAAAACTACGTCCGGTTTTTTCCGAACGGCCGGGTGATGTTCCGGCAGGGCGAAAAGCGGTTTTATGAAACGGACGTCTACGCGGCCGACTCGACGGTTTTTGAGGTATTTACGCACAAATTCATAGAAGGAGACCCCAAAACCGCTCTCGATCAGCCGGGGAGTGTTGTTCTTACGCAGACAACGGCCCAGAAATTCTTCGGGAACCGTCCGGCACTCGGTCAGTCGCTGCAAACCAGCGATACGACGTTCTACAAAGTAACCGGTGTGATCGAAGATGTTCCGAAAAATTCGCATTTCACCTTCAATGCGCTGTTCTCGCTCAGCACGGATGCGCGTCAGGCCAACGGCTGGGGCGGTTTTTACATTGTCAGTTATCTGCTGCTGCCTGAGCATTTCGATACGAAGATCCTGGAAAGCAAATTTCCGCAGCTTTACGACAAGCATATGGCGTCGATTTTCCAGCGCATGGGCATCAAAATTACGTACGAGCTGCAACCATTGACTGACATTCACCTGCACTCTAAAATGGACGGCGAAGCGGGGGGCGATATTAGTTACGTGTACATTTTTAGTGCCGTTGCGTTTTTTATGCTGCTGATTGCCAGTATCAATTATATGAATCTGGCCACGGCCCGTTCTGCCAAGCGCGCCAAGGAAGTCGGTTTGCGGAAAACGATGGGGTCGCTTCGTAACGCTTTGATGGGCCAATTCCTGACCGAATCGGTCCTGATGACGGTTTTAGCGTTGACCGCCAGCTTGGTTTTTGTGGCGTTGTTGTTGCCGTTTTTCAATACGGTTTCCGGAAAATCGATTCAGTTCCGCGAATTACTCCAGCCGCAATTTCTTCTCATCGCGCTGTCCATTGTGGTTTTTACCGGTTTTGTGAGTGGCAGTTATCCGGCCTTTTACCTCTCTTCGTTTGAGCCTGCAACGGTCTTGAAAGGTTCGTTCAATACCAAAGGAGGAAGTTTTTTCCGGAAAACGCTGGTGGTAGCGCAGTTTTCCATTTCGCTGATCATGCTCATCTGCACCTGGATTGTTTACCAGCAACTCAATTACATGCGCAGCAAGGATCTGGGTTACAACCGGGAACAGGTACTGACGGTCGATTATCAGGGAGGGCAACCCAGAGCACGTTACGATGCCCTGCGGAGTGCCCTGCTGGCGAACCCGACTATTCGGAGTGTGGGCACGGCTTCGTCGCCCACCAGCAACATCGGTGGACGGATCATTTTTGCGGTGGAATCCAACGCAGGATTGAAAGAAATGGGTTTCAAACCGATGGGAATTGACCACGATTACCTGAAAACGATGGGCATGAAGGTGGTCAGTGGCCGCGATTTTTCCGCCGATATTCCGGCCGATACCGCCAACGGCGTATTGGTCAACCAGGCCGCCGTCAAGCGGATGGGCTGGAAAGAGCCGCTGGGCAAGAAGGTGCTGCTGGGCGGACTGCCGCAAGCCGGCCAGCCTGCTCCGCCCACGGCGAAGGTAGTGGGCGTGGTGAAGGATTTTCACCAGCAATCGCTCTACAGCCCCATCGAGCCGATGATTATGCTATATCGACCGAATAATTCCGTGGTACATATTAAAATCGACCCGAAAAATGCCGAAAAAACCGTGGAATTTATCGGGAAGCAATGGCAGGCAACGTACCCCGACCGCTTGTTTGAGTACCGGTTTCTGGATCAGGATTTTGAATCGGCCTACCGCGCTGATGAGCTTCGAGGTCGGGTTTTTACGGCGTTTTCGGGCCTGACGATTCTGATTGCCTGCCTGGGTCTGTTTGGGCTGGCAACGTTCACCACCGAGCAGCGGGTGAAAGAAATCGGTGTCCGGAAGGTGCTGGGGGCGTCGGTTTCGAACGTGGTGCTGCTGCTATCCAAAGATTTCACGAAACTGGTGCTGTTCTCATTTCCTATTGCCATTCCGGTGGCCTGGTATTCCATGGACCGCTGGTTGCAGCATTTTCCGTACAAAACCGAAATCGGCGTCGGCGTCTTTGTGGCAGCCTGCTCGCTGACGTTACTGATTTGCTGGATGACGGTGGTTTATCAATCGGTAAAAGCCGCCGTGGCCAATCCCGTGAAATCACTGCGGAGTGAATAA